DNA from Sphingomonas psychrotolerans:
AAAGAAATGGACGAGTTGGAGATTGCCCGGCCTCGTGCTGTTGCGCTTCCGCCCCGATCCGACTTCGGCGACACGCATTCGCGCTGCCGATCCTGCCTGGCACCGGCACTTTTCGAACGTGCGTGGAATACCCATATCCACGCAATCCGTGCCGTCTCCACAGCCGCGCACAGACCTGTTGCAACCCTGAGGAACTAACTTGGCAACTTCCCCCACTGTGCAGTCCACCCCCGGTGCCGATGGCGTCGAGGCACTGCACGCTCTCGTGATGGCTTCGCTCGACGACGATCAGGCGGTCGAAACCGTCTCGATCCCGCTCGCCGGCAAGAGCAGCATCGCCGACTATATGGTCGTCGCCTCGGGCCGCTCGACCAGGCAGGTCGCGTCGATGGCAACCAAGCTCGCCGAGAAGATCAAGGCCGAGTTCGGCCGATCCCCGCGCATCGAGGGGCTGCCCACCGCCGATTGGGTGCTGATCGACGCAGGCGACGTGATCGTCCACTTGTTCCGCCCCGAAGTGCGCACCTTCTACAATCTCGAGCGCATGTGGTCGTTCGGGGAAGCCGCGGGGCAGGCCTGAACGCGTAGGGAGCGGCCGGCAGATGCTGCTCCACATCGTCGCGCGCGGCCGCATCGGGCGGAGCGCTGAAGCCGAGCTGGTCGAGCGCTATCTGAAGCGAATCGTCTGGCCGACGCGCGTGACCGAGCTTCCCGACACCGGCGGCAAGATGCCCGATCGCGGCACCGGCACTCGCGTGATCATGCTCGACGAGACCGGTGAGAACCTGCCCTCTCGCGTGCTGGCCGAACGGCTGGGACGATGGCGCGACGACGGCGTGCGCGAAACGCGGTTCCTGATCGGCGCCGCCGACGGTTTCGATGACGCACAGAGGCGGGACGCCGACATGCTGCTGTCGTTCGGGCGTGCGACCTGGCCGCACATGATGGCGCGCGCGATGCTCGCCGAGCAATTGTGGCGCGCCACCGCGATCCTTGCCAACCATCCCTATCACCGCGAAGGGTGAGCGATGGGACCCGCGCGGAGCATCGCCATCGCCGCCGCCTTGCTGGCGATGCTCGCCGCGGGGAGCATGGCGCCTGCGCAGGAACTACGCGAACAACAGGCGCGGCTGAAATCCGCCACTGCCGCCTCGAACGCCGCCAAGGCGCGCGCACGTGCGCTCGAGGCAGCCGCCGCCAACGAACGTGATCGCGCGATCCAGGCCCGCGGCCAGGAAGCCGCAGCCGCCGAGCGGATCAAGGCTGCCCAAGCCGAAATCACTGCGGCCGAGGCGCGGATCGCGATCGTCGACCGACTACTCGCGGCGCAGCGCGTTCAGGTTGCGGAACGGCAGGGTCCGATCGTCCGGCTAATCGCGGCGCTGCAATCGATGGCGCGGCGGCCGGCAGTGCTCGGGCTGATTCAGCCCGGCTCGACCGAAGACATGGTCCATGTCCGCGCGGTGCTCGGC
Protein-coding regions in this window:
- the rsfS gene encoding ribosome silencing factor, whose product is MASLDDDQAVETVSIPLAGKSSIADYMVVASGRSTRQVASMATKLAEKIKAEFGRSPRIEGLPTADWVLIDAGDVIVHLFRPEVRTFYNLERMWSFGEAAGQA
- a CDS encoding 23S rRNA (pseudouridine(1915)-N(3))-methyltransferase RlmH, which gives rise to MLLHIVARGRIGRSAEAELVERYLKRIVWPTRVTELPDTGGKMPDRGTGTRVIMLDETGENLPSRVLAERLGRWRDDGVRETRFLIGAADGFDDAQRRDADMLLSFGRATWPHMMARAMLAEQLWRATAILANHPYHREG